The Chanos chanos chromosome 9, fChaCha1.1, whole genome shotgun sequence genome includes the window GCAGTCAGACGAGGACACATCAGGTACCTGAAGGTTAGTAATTTACAAGCAGTCGGTCACGTCCTAGCAGATCGCTTAGccaaaagatttttcttttcttggagCATTTAATTTTTACGTTTGAGTGCGATCTGCCGTTGGTTATGGTATAAAGACGAGATGTTTATCGTATCACGTCATGCATCgctgttctttctttcaggtTTGTGAGGTTCAGAGCGCCCAGGGGAATGACAGAGACGCTCAGACGCACAGCAGTAAAGCGGTCAGTTCTCAATAAGAGCTTTGGCTTTTTAAAGCCTGGTTTCTTTCTAAAGCAGCTCTTGTAAGTTTTGTACTGTTTGCGTAGTGGTCGTACCGTCCTAGCCCTTGACCTGCCCAGACCTCCTGCAGCCCCCTGTTCTGAGCCAGTGCTACACTTTAAACAAagtgtatactgtatataattTCACAGACTGTAGTCTGGTTACTTTGGACTCATGTTCAactgtaaatgtctgttttctgtgtgcggGCCAGATGAGGATGTGCTCctcatgttttgtttccttCCAAGATTTCTtcctgatctctgtaaagctgctttgaggggattttttttattggaaaaaGTGCTaggctatacaaataaagtcaaACTATCTTCCTGACATAAGCTAGTTGCATGCTAGCGTACCCGCTCCAGTGAACAAGATTTCGGTACTTGTGGTGGAGAGGATACTCCATACTTAAGTCTTTATTAAATCAGTTgaacatttaatttatttctggCGTCACTCTGCccttgcgtgtgtttgtgtgtgtgtgtgtgttcaggaggTGTACGACATGTCGAACGGTTACGAGGATCACATGGGAGACGAGGCGAAAGATGCCAAGACGAACCTGATTGTTAACTATCTGCCCCAGAACATGACCCAGGACGAGCTCCGCAGTCTGTTCAGCAGCATCGGGGAGGTGGAGTCTGCCAAACTCATCCGTGACAAAGTCACAGGTAAATGCAgacacattgagagagagaaagagtgtgtgtgtgagtgtgtgtgcagacagcaTGAATATACGTTCCCTGATCTGTTCCAGATCTCTGGCTATACACAAaaacgcttacacacacacacacactagttttCCATGCCTGTAGCTCTGTCACAGATTGACGTATGCGGTCTACTGCAGTATAGACCACGGCTCCCAGATACAGACAGCACGCTCACATCAACGGTGGTGTTTGATTAttgacttgtttttgtttgttttttttaaatttatttatgtattaattttcattaaattacTGTGGAGCAGGCTGTTGCAGTGTAATGTTTCCATGTACCTTTGTTGgttgtgttatttatttgttttttgttttccagctCATCTGACTAATTAATGTGAGACCCTAGAGGTATTCTAAgccagtcactgtgtgtgtttctggacaAACTTTCTTCATCTTGTTATGTTGATGCACATGTTGTTAAATGTCattgtgtctcagctctgttgACATGAGGATGGATTAATGATTCTCATGCCCCGCCTCTttatttcattgatttttctctgtcagtttggaccttattttttttaatctaatgacaacactgcagttttatcagctgatgtgttttctgtttgtttttgttttgtttttttttagtttaattttggGAATAAACTAAGACTgtagttgttttattttgaagaatgaaaaacacaaggcacttttgtgttcttttttttttctttctttctttctttttttctttcttttttttctttttacagatcATGTTAGATGAGTTGATTTTCATGACCTTTTATTTCCAGCAGATTTGACCTCCCTCTATGCTGTTCTGAGATGAGTTGGTTGTTTTTAACCGTTGATTtaattccttttgtttttttcaggctaatgactgatgactgtattttcttttgtaatgaATGTTGATTGATGGGCATGCACTGTAAAGTGAAAGCATTATGAAGGAGAAGACACATTTCATTCAGCCTGCAGAATGTGGACAAtcgtttgttgttttattttgttgttttcctttttttgtttctctagGCCACAGTTTAGGGTACGGCTTTGTAAACTATGTTAACCCTAGTGATGCAGAAAGGGCAATCAGTACCCTCAATGGGCTGAGACTACAGTCTAAAACTATCAAGGTAACGTCACCCAGGTGTTCTTATCTTCCTATGTAAACACTCATAGATGTGACATGTTGTTTAAGTCGCTGTGGGCAGCAGAGGGCCACAGTCCTTCCCCCAAAAGTCTGTGTGTAGAACGGCTCCAAGGTACGCgcttctctctcagacttttcctccccctttcttttcctccctttcttttctcgccctttttctttttttttttctttttttttttttttttaactttcatttggtttgtttttggcagTGTTCCCAGCGTCCAGATTGGCAAACTCTGATAATTTGGCATGGTTTTATTTTCGGTACAGAATTATACTGaagtttgaaatttttttttaactttaaatgaggaaaaaaataaacctttttttatttatttttttggacaAGACACGTCAGAGGCGTAGCCGTGTTGGTGTTTTTTCCTGTCGACCTCAAACTGGGCCCTTTGGCTTGAGTATGACATTGTGCCGAATCAAAGCCTGCAGACAAACAAGCCCTgggcttttctttgtttctttatctttttccttttttaactcttaatttgttcatttcacaagggcttacagtttgtttttgtttttgaaaattgtCCCTTTTCACTCTTAGATTTATTAacattgttttgggtttttgttttgtttttgttttaaagaattGGCTTTCAGACCTGTGTTAAGTCTTATGTATGAAATATGGGAATATCACTGTGAGATGagatttttttcctgctttgcTTTTATTATAAAACTATGAGTACTGTGTGAGattgattttaaaattttgGGATCACACTGTGTATGAGACGTGGGTTGGATTCTGTGAATATGATGATATGATGATGGGTTTGACGCCCAGCCAGTCTCTGCTGACTCCACAGCTGTCGCTTTCGTTTGCAGGTGTCGTACGCACGGCCCAGCTCTGACACCATTAAAGATGCTAATCTGTACATCAGCGGATTGCCCAAAACCATGACTCAGAAAGACGTGGAGGACATGTTTGCGCGCTTCGGACGCATCATTAACTCGCGCGTGCTAGTCGACCAGGCCTCAGGTGAGCAAGCCCGCTGATTCTCTCACGTACCAGTCTGATCTGGGAAGATATCTCAGAGGACACTTTGTCTAAAAGTAAAGATCTGTTTTACGTGACTGAAAACAGTTACCTGACAGGTGTGATGACATTTCAGtcataagtaaataaataaataaagtaaatacaTCcttctttatatatatgtgtttatatgagcAGTATCAGACATCAGCTGTCACTCATGTGGTTTGGTTGACTATGATTGGCCGTTTGTGATTGACTCTTCAGGGTTCTGTTTTCCTTGTTTGTGATAGGTTTGTCTAGGGGTGTGGCCTTTATCCGTTTTGATAAGAGGGCAGAGGCAGAAGACGCCATTAAGGCCCTGAATGGTCAGAAGCCACCTGGTGCCTCTGAGCCAATCACGGTGAAGTTTGCAGCCAATCCAAACCAAGCCAAGAACTCACAGCTCCTGACCCAGCTCTACCACACACAGTCGCGTCGGTTCGGAGGTCCAGTCCACCACCAAGCCCAGAGATTCAGGTACCCCGCAACCAGCCGTGGGCTCGGGGTCTGGTTCTGTCTGGAATTAAATGGTTCTAGTTTTCTCTTGCGAGCTAGTTTGGCTTGTCACGCTCTCCATGTTGGATTATGACCAAATACTTGACGCGCAAAGGTTTCTTCAAGAGACTAACAGAAGAGTAAGAAGATGAGGAGTGTTAGTTAATGGTGAAGCTCCACTCTAGTACAGGGTGCACAGAGGTGAGAGGTCCAGTTAGCCTCCAAGAGCAATTGAAACCCTGTGAGGGCGACTgatgccctctagtggcaggtCCAATGGTCAGCGTGCGAGAATGAAAGTAGCTGGCGAGAGAGATCCAGTGGACAGCACGCGCTGTCCACTAGATAGGTTGCGACTTTTCATTCCTGCACACTAACATTAAATCCCGAAAACATAACACATTTACAGGTTCAGTGCAACCCACCCTCTGATGACGGCAATTATGGCATCGATCCctatctttttgttttcaatattATCTGTAGATTGCTGAAACTGAATTATTGTGTTTAATATGGGTTAGTTATTGTTCATAATTTTTCATTCACGTTTGACCGttttatattttcaaacagGGAAGGAAACCCTGTCTTTGCCTTTACTTTGAtcagtctgttttaataaaagtgCTTTTGACATCTCACATGTAGCTTTGACTTACAACTGAACATTTAGCCCAGTTCATAGAAAATACCGAGATATATATCGTGTATCGCCATTCAGTCTAAAAATATCGAGATGATTTTTTGTCCGTATTCCCCAGCCCTATGAAGGCATGTTGTGGTTTCTCAGTGTCAGTAACAGATCACTGATGAAAATTGTCATCATTCATTAGTGAATGTGAAGGCAGTCcagactgtttacacacagcaGTGAAGCTCTGTGAACCGTATCCATAGCAACTGTGCCAACTTCAGGgaagcacagagacacatcacACTTTTGATTTCTTGGCTGTTCT containing:
- the elavl1b gene encoding ELAV-like protein 1 isoform X1; this translates as MAVRRGHIRYLKVCEVQSAQGNDRDAQTHSSKAEVYDMSNGYEDHMGDEAKDAKTNLIVNYLPQNMTQDELRSLFSSIGEVESAKLIRDKVTGHSLGYGFVNYVNPSDAERAISTLNGLRLQSKTIKVSYARPSSDTIKDANLYISGLPKTMTQKDVEDMFARFGRIINSRVLVDQASGLSRGVAFIRFDKRAEAEDAIKALNGQKPPGASEPITVKFAANPNQAKNSQLLTQLYHTQSRRFGGPVHHQAQRFRFSPMSVDHVSGMSGMNVSSSSTSGWCIFIYNLGQDADESILWQMFGPFGAVTNVKVIRDFNTNKCKGFGFVTMTNYEEAAMAIASLNGYRLGDKILQVSFKTSKSHK
- the elavl1b gene encoding ELAV-like protein 1 isoform X2, whose protein sequence is MAVRRGHIRYLKVCEVQSAQGNDRDAQTHSSKAEVYDMSNGYEDHMGDEAKDAKTNLIVNYLPQNMTQDELRSLFSSIGEVESAKLIRDKVTGHSLGYGFVNYVNPSDAERAISTLNGLRLQSKTIKVSYARPSSDTIKDANLYISGLPKTMTQKDVEDMFARFGRIINSRVLVDQASGLSRGVAFIRFDKRAEAEDAIKALNGQKPPGASEPITVKFAANPNQAKNSQLLTQLYHTQSRRFGGPVHHQAQRFRYPATSRGLGGAQRFSPMSVDHVSGMSGMNVSSSSTSGWCIFIYNLGQDADESILWQMFGPFGAVTNVKVIRDFNTNKCKGFGFVTMTNYEEAAMAIASLNGYRLGDKILQVSFKTSKSHK